ACCGCATGCGCGGCTACGTCATGAACAAGCTCGGCGACCCGTCCATCAAGGGCTCGCCCTGGCGCGAGAAGTACGCCGACGTCGACCGCCTCGGCAACGAACGCATCACCCGCGAGATCGTCGTCGACGCGAAGGCCGACTGGGTCCTCGCCGGCTGGAACTCCGGCTTCAGCGAGGAACGCGGCATCACGCCCGCCCTGCTGGACAAGGTCGGCGTCGCCAGCTACCTGCACACCGAGACCTGCTGGGACTACGGCAACAAGAGCGTCGACACGTCGCCGCTCCAGGCGCTCTACACGGACCTGGACAACCTGGGGAAGATCTTCGGCGTCGAGAAGCGGGCCGACGAACTGGTCGGCGACCTCAAGAAGCGGGTCGCCGCACTGAAGAAGACGTGGCCCGCGAAGGGCGACCCGGCCAAGGTGTTCGTCTACGACTCCGGCACCGACCAGCCGTTCACGGCGGGGCGGCACGCCGCGCCCGACGACATCATCACCGCCGCCGGGGGCGTCAACGTCTTCGGGGACCTCGACAAGGGGTGGACGACGGTCGGCTGGGAGCCGGTCATCAAGGCGAAGCCCGAGGTCATCGTGATCGTCGACTACGCCGACCAGCCCGCGAAGGACAAGATCGCCTACCTCAAGAAGCTGCCGAGCCTGAAGTCCGTACCTGCGGTGCGGAACAACCGCTTCCACGTGATGTCGTACGGCGATGTCGTCAGCGGTCCCCGCAACGTCGCGGGAGCCGAGGACCTGGGCCGCTACCTGCGTTCGGTCGGGCGGTGACGGCGACCGTGACCCCCACGCACACCGACGCCACGCCCCTCGACGCGCGCCTTTCCTCGTACGAACCCGGGACCGCCCCGGTCCACGACCACATCACCGACGCGATAAAGGCCCCGGACCTCCTGCGGCTGTCGGACAACGTCGTACTCGCCCGTTTCGAGACCCTCAAGGTCTACGCCGCCCTCGGCGCGGTCCGTACCCTCCTCGAACGCGGAACCGTGAAACCCGGCCAGACCCTCGTCGACAGCTCCAGCGGCATCTACGCCCTCGCCCTTGCCATGGCCTGCCACCGCTACGGCCTGCACTGCCACATCGTCGCCTCCACCACGGTCGACGCCACGATGCGCGCCCAACTGGAGGTGCTCGGCGCCACCGTGGACCAGATGCCGCCCTCCGAGGACCTGCGACTCGACCAGGAGGGCAGGGTCAGACGCGTCCGACGACTGCTCGCCGAGCGGCCCGGCATGCACTGGATGCGGCAGTACCACGACGCCGTCCACTACACCGGCTACCGGGAGTTCGCCGCCCTCGTCGACC
The sequence above is a segment of the Streptomyces sp. Je 1-369 genome. Coding sequences within it:
- a CDS encoding ABC transporter substrate-binding protein — its product is MTRPPFPRALAAGLLATGLLLTGCGAEVESAAGSEPGTGAGKGAVTVTVSNCGKDITYTRPERAIAYDVSGAEKMFALGLADRMRGYVMNKLGDPSIKGSPWREKYADVDRLGNERITREIVVDAKADWVLAGWNSGFSEERGITPALLDKVGVASYLHTETCWDYGNKSVDTSPLQALYTDLDNLGKIFGVEKRADELVGDLKKRVAALKKTWPAKGDPAKVFVYDSGTDQPFTAGRHAAPDDIITAAGGVNVFGDLDKGWTTVGWEPVIKAKPEVIVIVDYADQPAKDKIAYLKKLPSLKSVPAVRNNRFHVMSYGDVVSGPRNVAGAEDLGRYLRSVGR